The Rhododendron vialii isolate Sample 1 chromosome 1a, ASM3025357v1 region ATATCAGTCTTGGTTCGATCGAGTGTAGTTCTAGACAACCAAGGTCTGGTCCAGACCAATCAAAAACCAACAATTTCGGACAATTTTTTCAGTCGGTTCAGATTTCTCGATTATATCTTTACCCCTAAGATTGGTGCTCtaagcatctccaacccatattCTATATCTCCTTTTGAGAGTACTATATCATTCCATACCCATCTTCTTAACcctcctctatttgagaggatgagaGTTTCACCCTCTGTATTTAGGGGATAGGAGGAAATGTAGAGAAGAACCTCGAGAAAACTATTCAAGTTTCAAAACGGGTATAACTCGTAATTTACACTTATATTTGTCATCTATTTGTTATAAAATTCATATCATTCAAAAGAGACAATGTCTTATTAAAATGAGACCAATCTcaactatttttgaaaagtttttgttAGAAATAGTAGtacttgattttgattatttattatgaataaattgatttcttaaaagCTCTATTAAAATGTCTTATTAAACTCCCTTTGACAATTTATATTTGGATTACTTCACGCAACTTATATTTCTGGACGTTGCAAAGTGGACGTCCAGCATCAACAAGTGGTCTACCGATTGGACAAGTGGTCCTCGGGAAAGTTTTTGGCGCGGTTGTGAAATTTAATTGGCCCCAGAAGCTGATTAAGTGATTAGTAAAACATCGACACCTTGAGCCAGGGCAGCGGAAGATGGAGTCCTTAAATTTAACCTATTGGTAAACCCTGTGCCAAATTTAGCACAAATTTACAATGCTAAGAGCAAGTACACTAGATAATGTATATTAGTTATTTTACctaagaaaaacacaaaaaactctAGTAGATCCAGTATACAAGTTGGGAGAATGCATTTTGCTACAGTGCTTCGCTTTTTTTACCGAAGCATTGTTCATCAGCTactcattattttatttgttccctctctctctctctctttctctctctccttccccacGACTTCACCTGTTGACTCCCTCACTATATCACCACCTGAAACACAACCAAGGGAGAGGTGAACGGATCTGTTTGGTTGCAACCCATCGCCGCCGATCCAGCACGCCGCCGCTGCTACCAAGCTCAGCTCCTCTCCCTTTGGGTTTCAATTGACATCAGTCTTCAACGGAGGTCCAACGATGTCGATTTTCAATTAATGGCGAGGCCTGGCAACCTCGATCTCACCCGGTCCGGTGTTCAAAAACCTCATCGATCTAGTTTTTGGGCTGAATGAAGCGTATAAATTTGCATATACAGAGGTATGGTATATATACTGTATACGTGTGTATTGATACATATGAACATATAGATATAATGCAATtgtaatatttttcaatatttaatGGATGTAGAGAATATTATGGAGAGGCTACTGTAATGTGATAGGAAAAAACggataggtaaaatagattgTGAACTATTCACAAGGTAATTTCACTAAAcactgataaacttgctctaaaaTATTGGAAGAGGTTTAGCTAGCCTTTAGAGACACAGTAAATTGAGCCTCATGTCATTGTCCTGTAACTCCTGTTCTATATTCTTGGGTCTATTTTATTATTCAGACATCTTAAAAAGTAGTCATATTTGTTAGTAGTTCGTTCCTCGGGTCCTTGTACAAGAAGAgctaattgagatcttttgattggtgaaaaaaaaaatccaaaaaagtatTCACTAGATCACATTATTCAGTGACCCAATTAAAAATACGCATCAGAAAAGGATCaatgaaaaagagaagaggagtattctgcaaaaataaaaaaatcctatGCCGCAATATCGGAGAAGATCTAGGAAATCAGACATAAATAATTGTGTATGCGTAATGGAATATAAACACCAAAATTGAAATAGCTTGTACAAAATGAAATTGTGGTGTTGTACGACGGTACGAGCTTTTCACTCTTAAACAAAACAACCGAAGATCCCTTTTTGTTGACTAGAAAAAACATCTTTGATCGATCTATTGTTTGGTGAAGGAACCATACAATTCTTGAAAATTTTATCATCTACAAGAgagttgacaaattttttttttgatatgcaCGCCAAAGTTGACATTATGCGAAGAACTCACACAATATTATTGTGACATTCTATATAACCCCTCTTACACGTGCGCTAGCTTAATTTCAAAGATATATACATAGAGACCCATTAACGAAACAAACAAAAGACCACAGacataattatttatatatggTGGTAATCGCTCACCAACACAAATGTAACAGCAACAGAAATTCCAAGACATAAACATAGAgctactaattaattaaaaaatagaagAGGTGGCGGTGCTCCTTTCCATCGgactcttcctcttcttccttatCCATTTTCTCCTCATGGTGCTCATAGATGACATATCCGCCAGCTCCGGCTGCGGCTCCAATTTCTTCCCCTAGCTTGTGCCGGTGAGCATGCTCTGGGTCTTTCTTTTTCATGTGCTTCTCGTGCTGTATGATTTTTCAAATTAGTAATTATCTACCCGAATAGTAATTAAGGAAAAATTGACAATTCTGTGTGAGTTGTCCCcactaaaataccaaaaagtAAGAACCTAGGAATGTGTACagtaaagaaaagaaacttaccCAAGTAACATATACACAATGATGTAGCTTATATAATTAACCCAGTAACATGTACGTCTACGTCAAAATTGATCTACACCAGATCTCAGGTAAATTTAGAATCTGGTTTTTCTGTCGTCTGTTGTTGTTGGACTGCGAGTGCCAGTCACATGATCCTAGTTGTCTaaaagagtttttaaaaaatctagACCGTTGAATGCAAAAATGAATGACTATGATGAAATGCCGGCACAGTCcaactgcagagaagccggGTCTTAAATTTATGGTCTGCTTTCTGGTTATGTAGTACTTGCTGAAAATAAAGAACCCATCAGGACGCTTTTTAATTGCAAGGATGACACGGCTCAAACCATCAAAAAGTTCAGGTTCGACTTATGTAGAGTTAAAACGTCACATACCAATTAACACGAAAATTTTATGTTCTTgagtacaatatatatattatttttttgggtaaattgagTACAATATATTTCTTAGTGCGCAACTAGGTTTGAAATTCTTACCATACTTCACTACCCATAATTGGTAACATCGACATATAAACTTTTAGTACATAAATGTGAACTTTACCAAGGCATAGGCTCCAGCTGCTGCGGCACCAAGCTCAGCGAGGTGCTTATCATGCTTGTGCTTCTTCTCTTCCTTCTCGAAAATCAGGGTGGGTGTTATCCACCACAAGATAATCAGGAGGGATGTTATCCTCGTAATTTGAGGGTGTGTTATCCACCACAAGATAATCAGGCGAGCTTTTATCCTCCTCTTCGTGGTGGTGGAAGAGGCCCCAGTGGTgcttctcttcttccattgtcGTGGCGTTGCCTCTTTCTCCTTTTGAGAAAACGGAAACATAACCATAACATTGATTAACAAGTACTACAGATTTAGCCGGAACAAAGTGGATTATACGAAAAAGTTGATGTGTAATGGGTTCTATTGATTTGTGGAAGCCTAATGGATGGTGCTATTTATAATGATTGGCAAGGCCAAGAGTCCAAATCATGCAGCATCATGGTTGACGGTTAGGATTTTCTTGAGATTCCGGCCGGCTCTTTATCTACTTTGATTGAATGAAATATGATAAGAGTATTACGATTGAATTATACGGTACATGTAGATTTTGGGTCCTCCCATGAACATGATCTTCCAAAATGCTCATACTTTATGGTCACGTAGAATGCTattcatgtaaaaaaaatactttaatttgaCATTTATAATAACTGATCAGACcacatttatttttaaaaaaaagtagatGATGCATTCTAAAATTCATTTGTGCCAGCAATTCAGACAAATATAATAACAAGACTGTATAAGCCCGGCAATACATTATGCGTTACTTACAAGCCGGCCTCGTTTTTGTCTCCCTTTACCAGTTTAGGCTCACTCCGCGTCAAACCCTGCCTGCATAAGCCCCGTTTAAGTGAAGTACCTAAAATACCTCACCTTTATTACTCCCAGCATCACATAGAAAGAGAATCTAGAAAGAGACGCATAGAAATATCTTTGAAGCCGGCGACTTCGATCTTCCCTTGGCCAGAATCTCGAAATTTTAATGtaagtaagagcatctccagccttcacccatatttttcctcaaatttgagtcaaattttggataaaaacccattttgggtagacacatctccaaccatcaaatccaaattttacacatctccctctttctctctctttaactagccgttggagaaatgggtcaaggcaagaGTTGTCttagatttgggcaaaaaaatgggtaaaacccaaaatggggaaggatttgggtcaaagattggagagagatttttgtgatttttaccccatttttaaatttgagtcttaaaatgggtcaaggctggagatgctctaatggaACGAAATGCTCCCAGTGTTCTCTGAATCCACAAATTATCAACTCCTGAAAGCTGGAAAATCAATCTCTATAGGGCCACATACCATAAGTATATACCAAGATAAACAATCCACTCATCATCAGAATGGCGAACAAGCGTGGAACCCCGAAAGCAACATCGCCATCCTCTTAACATGCATAACTGAAATTGGTGTGATTCTCATTCTTAGTTTCAAAATCATGCAAATCCCTCTTTCAATGCCCTGTTTTGTGACAGTAGGCACAGTACTCATCCTTCACAATTTTATCGAAAGAGGGGACTTTTCTCGATCGCAGCAGAGACTTGTCCCAAACAACCAAAGATTGGCTTGCTTATCTTTCTAACAATACGCATTCTTTATCAAACCATTAGACAATTCCGCAACACAAATTTCGTTTTTACCATATAACAAAGTAGTAATCAAATGAATGCATTGCAATTTTGGTTATATTTATGTGTTCAATCGTTGTATATATGAACTTTGATCAATGTATCTATATATACTTTTTCAATTGTTGGCGTCCACTCGAATGATTTGATGTGAAAATTACACCAAATCTAGTAGTACTAGTAGAAATGAAGAGAaaggacccaaaaaaaaaaaaaaccgcgcCAAAAAATCGGCAAATGTTGCATGCAGATGTAGCCGCAGTTACAAATTTTTGGATTGTGTTGTATCAAAACTTTCCTGAGCATTTCTATTCACAAACTCCTCTTTCAATAACAAGTTGATGGTTAGATATGCTGTGGAAAAACACAGGTGGTCAGAGGCATTGAGGAAAATCACGGCTGTGTATCTAATAATAGAGAGGCATCGGAAGGGCCGAGAACTCCTCTGCTAAAAAGGCACATGGCAGCGCCTCAAGAAAACTTCGTTGCAAATAAAAAACAGGGACCGCGGGTAGAATTGTTACTGCACCACTCTGTGCGGGGCTCCAATTCTCGTAGCACACAAAATTGATGTCCTGTGAGATGAAACACAAGCAGTCATGAGGGGCAATGCAAGAggcaataaaattcaaatagaaATTGCACCACAGCTAAATCAAGCAAATAATATGAAAATCTAGATGGCGACGAAAACTACAggtggaaaaaatgaaaatatatataacaagaCGATTGTGTAAACAAATTGCTGGTGGGGTTAAGATGCTAAACGGTTCAAACATGGTTAggttttgccattttgggcTTTCCGAATTCACAAAGAAGGATATGGGCGCATGATCAAAGGCAATATGGGTTTTAACTTAAGCGAGTGACACAAGCCGTAGGCCCTAGTATGCAGACAGGATGCACTTCTACATAAATCCAACAAGCAGAGGAAAACACAGGTGAAAACAattataaggaaaaaaacactTGATACATTTCCTTTCACTAAGACGTTGGTCCGACCAGCATATATCAATTACTTATGCAGAACAGAATTTCaaaatgaagcaaaaaaaatgatgatagCTTGAAAATTGGACTAGATAGGTACAAAAAAGTTCCGCATAGACTTGTCCTCCTCCATGACATGTCTTATTTCTTAATTGACAAGAAACGGGAAATGCAAGAAACAATCACCTTTATTCGTTTGATTTGCTGAGGACATTTGCATAGTTAAACGTCATAGGGTGCCAACCTTTGTTTTCCATATAAGTCGCAGATTCATTCTATGAACTGTATGTCACTGTTCTTTTCTCAAGTTCACCATCAAGATCATTCATCtaacaaaagataaaagaagaaaaccCCAATAAGATTCCCTATTGGAGCTACTGATCCTATAAGCAATCAAAGttagaaaagaaaaacgaaaagaaaaactttAGTTATTAATGACCGGAACAAGAAAGAGTTATCATAAATTAAGCTTGCCGAGAAGACCAGGGCTACAATGAACAAGGTGTTCGGTGACTGCTCGAGCTTGACTAGGTTAAGGGCCAATTGAGCAATCATCATACATTCATATACTCTCCAAAGGAGGAGGAAGGGGTGGTTCAATGAAGGAGCTCAATAAATCATAGACAAGACAGGCAAAGCAAGCATTAATCTATTTCTTAGTGCAAATAAGGTCTGAAGACTCTGAACATAGTGTTCATCTGGGATACAGTTGCTGCTTCTGAAGTTTCTACATATTTGCAAACAAGCTGTAATTAGAATGCGATGACAAAAGGAAGGTTCACGTGTTCAAGGCAGTTCAAAGCACCTAAATACTGTATAAACAGAAAAATGGTGGGGGACTCATCAGAAGTATAGAATTCAGAATAAAAGCAGAAGATGCGAATTTCCTAGGATTATAATTAGAATGTTTGGATGGGTTATTGTCTCATTCCAAAGCGAAGAAAACCAAAGGACAATGAAAATAGAAGCAGTcacaatattaaaaaaaaaagaagaagaagaaaaaaaaaagcaacatcagaaagaaggaaaagaagaatcaTTCTAAATGAAAATAGCAATtcatatcaatacacttgtaataaaagaacccAGCATGGCAAGCCAAGACATGTgttgaaaagacaaaattgccCTTGGATGATTTGTCTTCCAATTTGTTTTTGCATGTCTTGAGTTGGGGTAGTTTAGGTATTGCATGTTGCCCTTGGTTGCCCAGATTTTATTCAATCAAGTTGTACTCTGTTTTCCTGATTTTACTCAAATTGTACGTTGTTTTCCGCTGAATTTCCGCTGGGTGTGGCTTGAGAAATGTACTGATGGAAGAAGAAAGTTAAAGGGTGACTATTGATGTTCCCTtttacccatctctctctttcgcGCATAGAAAACTTCCTCTCtgtcttttctctctctctaaaacagaGGCACACTAGCACACACAGAGAAAATCCTTTCGATCGACGCCGAACTCGTACCCCGCTTATATTCATGTTCGCCATGCGGGGTCCCACCTCGTCGTCGTGGAAAGGATTGGCCGAGTTGGTCGAAGGTAACGGAGAAACTTGATGACGAGGACGTTGCTATTCTTTTTAGTTCATAGATACACATATCGAGTGTTTATGTATGCATTTATATGTGAGTTCCATTGTTAGGGTATTGATGAttgtttctttttaattatgttTTCATTTGTAGATCTAATGATACTCTTGGGATGGAGGTTTTGAAGAGGTTTAATGTGTGGTTGCTCGATTGATAAGCTGTACACCtaataccctctctctctctctctctctctctctctctctctctttgatcagTAGTAAATTTTTATCAAAATTGGAGTCCAAAAGGACTGAAAGGAGAGCCAACTTCATACTATTTGAATGTCTTTTTGTCTTAGTTTCCTTCCATTATATTAATATCTAATTATATTAATGTTTTAGATAGTAGGTTCAGAGTTAACCATATTGCCACCATGTGTATTGTGGACTTGATAGAGAAGAGGACACATGGCTAACAGAGACGAATATTCAAACTTGAAAATGTTGAGAATGTTGACAAAGAACAAGGCTTTTGCGACAGGTAATTGACTCAACTAAAGACAGTAGATGTATGGAACTTTGGATGCACATCTTCATTACTGTTTACTCTTCATTGTAGATCAAAAAAGGGCAGAAATGATAGGATATAATATCACAGTAAGTTTGTTTTAGTAACAATTTGTAGGGAATTTTGATTAGATTAGAGTAGTTTAGCACAACCACATGCATGCTTGCTTTTGTGGCTGTACACGTGATAGGCAAGTTAGATCCTATGGTAACACAATCAAATGGATAATTGAAATCCATTGGCATCCTATGGTAACACAATCAAATGGATAATTGAAATCCATTGGCTGTTCCGTGAATCTAATTGAATTCGATTAATTGGTGAAATTGCTCCTTAGGAAGAGAGTATTTAGGAAGAGTCAGGTTGGTATTGGTAAGTGGTTTATGATAACACATGTTTAATAGTgtactttttcctccatttcagGTTAACTATGGGACGCGGGGTGCCTACTGCCCTTTTGGCCTAGGCAGGCACTGCTGCCCCTCATACGATACCATTTTGTGCATTAATAAcccacttctttttttcttttttctctttgtcCTTTTGTTTACTACCAATTtcagattttttaaaaacataacaatGCTACATACGTATCCACCGGTAATTATCAATACGAATAGTCACAAAGGAGGTATGTATAATCTGAGATTGAAAATTActtgggatattttttttttatcaactgtCAGGGGTTGTCCAGGATGACTTACTTGCACCTCGACGTACTAATCTCTTCTCTGGCCAAAGGCAGGCTCATTCACGCCGTGACTAGAATCTCTTGTGACCTGTCCCCAAGAGGTCGCCAAGTTTTGAACTTAGGATGCATGGGTTTACATCTCATCCGTTTTGCCAATCACCCTCGCGATATTGACTTGGATGTGCAACAATAAATATTAGCTCTAGCAGCTCTACATGTAATGATAGGTGGTCACTTGAgcacccaaaatttttttgttgttggaatacatataatttttttacttttattttagttttgccCTTCTAGAACAcccaactcaaaaaaaatttgaacacccaaacaaaaatatttaaatcccacacaaaaattcaaatcccAAATCAATGCAATGTAAACAACCCAACTAATTAAAGTTGGAAAGTCAGTGAATGAATGATTGCTTGATAACTTATATTGAGAGTGATGAATTATTTACCATtgatgagtaattattcagtggtcttgaGATATCGACGTGTGGTACCCAAACACCTTTATCCGTCGCATATTTTCTTAGGATCCATATACTTAATACTGAGCTCCACAAAAAAGTGTAGTGGATAAAGATGTTGGGTGCCCCaagatttttgtaatttgtacaGGTGTGCATGTTTTATTCTAGCAATTTTTCGTTTGCATGAAGGTGCTTATAATGCTCTTTTCCCCCATTTAATGAGTACCAagtccaaaagaagcaaaaagaaGTGGGTTATTAATGcacaaaacggtgccgtgtgaggGGCAGCAGCGCCTGCCTTGGCCACAAGGGCAGTAGGCACCCCACGTCCTTAACTATGAGCGACACGATACGCTCGTTATCAATTAATTTGCTTTTGAACCCAATTTCAGGTGTGGTGTATGatttaatttgattattgaaggCTTCAGTTCTTCATTTATTTAGTGGTTTAGTGTTCACTTTCGATTTCGTTATGTTGAAATGCTAAGATGCTTcgtttggttttcaaaaaaaaaaaaggaactttataaattttcttcttccattactcagaaaaatgaaagatttgcTAATCAAAGGGAAATGCATTACTAGCGTTAGTTTCTTTTTAAGTTTGTTTAAACAactattaaaatttttttttgggtttttcttggCATTGAAGAGAGAGAGCACTAACATTACTAAGCGGATCAAAACTGCCAAGTTTTCAAAGTTCCAAAGGATAGAGCTTTCTTTGCCTTGTAACCATCAAAAATGTGCTCTCAAACTACAAGGACTCTCCTCTCCCCTTTAAAATAGAACGCAGATGCATTTGCTGGTAAATTTTGTAACTCCCAGTCTCTCACCATTCAATCTCTTTGTTTATTCTGAATCATGTAGTTGTGTGACCGGCTATGCATTTTGCTTCAATGTTGAGTCTTCCTATATACTCTCGACAAAAAATTTtgcaattatttatattttttgtatctTGCAATTGTTTTAATTTGATGGCTTTGTAGATGTTAAAGCTTGGTTGTGTACTGATCTTATGATTGTAGATGTCAGAGCTTGGTTGTATACTGATCTTATGATTAGATGTAGATTCACTTTTCATtattagatatatatatacacagagaATATATCCAATGAGAAATCCCGCACGGTCTTACCGTGCGGGAtttgatccgagccgttcaaggtgttcagaatgtgattttaaaggtatccgtgagaaatcagcaaaaaaaatgatcaggaaggacttgatccaagcagttttttactgaaccgttcaataaaaaactgttcggatcaagcctttcccgatcattttttttgctgatttctcgcggatacccttaaaatcacgttctgatcactttgagcagctCGAATCGTCGCAATTCGCTctggaaaggggagtcccgcacggtaagaccGTGCGGAATCCTTTATTGGATccggactgatatatatatgcatatatatatatatatatatgcacagagagagagagagagagagagagagagagagagagagagagagagagagagagagagagagagagagagagtgttcaTTTGATTTGGGTAAATTATTAATGTCCCTCTAATACTCGGTTGGAGGATCCTTATGATGAATTGAGTTCTTTGTGCCGCTCGACAGATTCAATCATGCAAATCTCCTCAAGTGTCCTAGCTTtggatctttcaaaaatcaagttgagAAAATCAAAGCCTTTTTTGTTCCAGTTAATAGGATACCGTCAATTACCAAAAGAGCCACAGAGTGACTTTGCATTTTTGCTCCGATATTTGGCAAGAGATCTGTGCTACCTAGCAGGAGATTGTTTTctttagagcaagtttatcagctTAGCAAAACTAACATTTGTAGCTATTTTACCTCATTAAAGCACCAAAATAACTTTGCAGCAGCTTCTGCAAACATGactccatttttcctttttgaacagTTGTTAGTTATTTCTACCTAACAACTATTCACCAGGTAaggataaaaaattattttcttctctctcctccctccttcTTTTCTGAAACTGGCCGGttggagaaataaaaaaaatgataaagatAATAGGTAAAGAGtgagaaatatatattttaattgatggtaggtaaaatagatagtattgatgtagttgtgaaagaaaaaattgatagctAAAATAGAATTGTGAACTGTTCACAATGTAATATGCATCTCCATttataaacttgctcttagtgGCAAAGTTGCTTCTCTATTGTCTTTCTTGTTGCTTGCTCCACTGTCATATAGAGTACCTTTTTGATTAGTATATAGAGTACCTTTAAAGATATgcaattgtttcttttttaggCTTTGGTTCCTTTGTAACTCTCTTTTTGCACTTCGTGCATATATTGAATATAGAATTACTTGCAAGATCTCTTTGTTTGGAAGATAATTATTTGCATAATCTATTTAATATAAGAAGTTGAATGATTTATGAATCTGCAAATaataaatgcaaataaaaaatacttgaaACTGTAAATATTTTACTTTATAAAATCACTATTGTCCAAGCTTAACCAAAGTTTTCAAAGACCGAGCACGTGGTGTCGTGCGAAGCACGTTGAATTACACCAGTATATAACAACAAACAAAGGATGTTTCAGTGCTGCCATGAGAATTCATGCAGGTTTTAATTAGATTATAATAAAGGGCAAAAAAATGTTGGTACTGTACGAGAAAGAATCAAAATAATGACATACCATAAACTGCGGTGAGGTCTTGTATCCCAAATTACCATCCCTGGAATTCTTAAAACCTTGATTTAAGTTTATGCTGGGTAAAGCAAAAACAAGAATGGTGAAAAAGAAGATGCCTACACCAACATGGCACCACGGAAAGTCTTCATTCCATCCACTAAGTAAGATTGGCAGGTAATTATGGAGACCTCCAAGTGGTAAATTCCTGTCTTTCGGATAATTTTGTTAGtaataaaaacacaaacttTCAAGCAGTGGAGGCGAGAAATACAGgcttctttttccatttttggccTGGGGGGCAGCCGTGA contains the following coding sequences:
- the LOC131302253 gene encoding abscisic stress-ripening protein 5-like, with the translated sequence MVMFPFSQKEKEATPRQWKKRSTTGASSTTTKRRIKARLIILWWITHPQITRITSLLIILWWITPTLIFEKEEKKHKHDKHLAELGAAAAGAYALHEKHMKKKDPEHAHRHKLGEEIGAAAGAGGYVIYEHHEEKMDKEEEEESDGKEHRHLFYFLIN